From Rana temporaria chromosome 7, aRanTem1.1, whole genome shotgun sequence, the proteins below share one genomic window:
- the PTGS2 gene encoding prostaglandin G/H synthase 2 — MHSSPSTATRMTLLGIFLCSLLASSIAANPCCSNPCQNRGVCMTVGFDHYECDCTRTGYYGENCTTPEFLTWLRVTLKPSPNTVHYILTHFKGVWNIINNISFLQQAIMRYVLTSRSHLIDSPPTYNSHYAYKNWEAYSNISYYTRSLPPVEEDCPTPMGVKGKKELPSVKEVVEKLLIRRKFIPDPQGTNVMFAFFAQHFTHQFFKTDVKRGAAFTKGLGHGVDLSHVYGESLDRQHQLRLKKNGKLKFQIIDGEMYPPTVNDTGAEMLYPPHVPEHLQFAVGQEAFGLVPGLMMYATIWLREHNRVCDVLMQEHPEWNDERIYQTAKLILIGETIKIVIEDYVQHLSGYHFKLKFDPELLFNQRFQYQNRIAAEFNTLYHWHPLLPDTFQINGQEYNYQQFLFNNSVMLEHGVSHMVESFTKQQAGRVAGGRNFPAAISRVAVASIQQSREMRYQSLNEYRKRFTLKPFKSFEELTGEKELSAELEELYGDIDAVEFYTGLMVEQPRPGAIFGETMVEIGAPFSLKGLLGNPICSPEYWKPSTFGGRVGFDIVNSASLQKLICNNVKDCPFTSFNILRSKTAESAKINTSSNSALDDVNPTVLLKEHSSEL; from the exons ATGCACTCTTCACCTTCTACTGCTACAAGAATGACTCTTCTCGgaatcttcctctgctccctgcTGGCTTCTTCTATTGCAG CAAATCCATGCTGCTCTAACCCATGTCAGAACAGAGGGGTTTGCATGACTGTTGGCTTTGACCACTATGAGTGTGATTGCACAAGGACAGGATACTATGGGGAAAACTGTACCACAC CTGAATTTTTAACATGGCTGAGAGTTACCCTAAAGCCTTCACCCAATACCGTGCACTACATCTTAACTCACTTTAAAGGCGTTTGGAATATAATCAATAATATCTCCTTTCTACAACAAGCAATCATGCGTTATGTATTAACAT CACGCTCCCATCTGATTGACAGCCCCCCTACTTACAACAGTCATTATGCCTACAAAAACTGGGAAGCATATTCCAATATTTCATACTACACTCGATCATTGCCACCTGTGGAAGAAGATTGCCCAACTCCAATGGGAGTGAAAG GAAAGAAAGAACTGCCAAGTGTAAAAGAGGTTGTAGAGAAATTGTTAATTAGAAGAAAGTTCATTCCTGACCCACAAGGAACTAATGTGATGTTTGCATTCTTTGCTCAACACTTTACACACCAATTCTTTAAGACTGATGTCAAAAGAGGAGCTGCCTTCACTAAAGGACTTGGGCATGGG GTTGATTTAAGTCACGTCTATGGGGAATCTTTGGACAGACAGCACCAATTACGtctaaaaaagaatggaaaattaAAATTCCAG ATTATTGATGGTGAGATGTACCCTCCAACAGTGAATGACACAGGAGCTGAAATGCTTTACCCCCCACATGTGCCAGAACATCTTCAGTTTGCAGTTGGACAGGAGGCTTTTGGACTTGTACCAGGATTAATGATGTATGCTACCATATGGCTAAGGGAACACAACCGCGTCTGTGATGTACTGATGCAGGAGCACCCTGAGTGGAACGATGAACGTATTTACCAGACTGCAAAACTTATTTTGATTG gtgaaACCATAAAAATTGTCATTGAAGATTATGTGCAGCACCTGAGTGGCTATCATTTTAAACTGAAATTTGACCCAGAGTTGTTGTTCAACCAGAGATTTCAGTACCAGAATCGGATTGCTGCTGAGTTTAACACACTTTATCATTGGCACCCTCTTTTGCCAGACACTTTCCAAATAAATGGCCAAGAGTACAACTATCAACAGTTTCTGTTTAACAATAGTGTGATGTTGGAACATGGAGTATCCCACATGGTTGAATCATTTACCAAACAACAGGCAGGAAGG GTGGCTGGAGGCAGAAATTTCCCTGCAGCAATTTCCAGAGTAGCCGTAGCTTCCATACAACAAAGCCGAGAGATGAGATACCAGTCACTCAATGAATACAGAAAGCGATTTACTCTAAAGCCTTTCAAATCCTTTGAAGAGCTGACAG GAGAAAAAGAATTGTCTGCAGAACTTGAAGAACTCTATGGAGACATTGATGCTGTAGAATTCTACACAGGTCTTATGGTTGAACAACCCCGTCCTGGGGCCATTTTTGGAGAGACCATGGTTGAAATTGGTGCTCCATTTTCATTGAAAGGCCTTCTGGGTAACCCAATCTGCTCTCCTGAATACTGGAAACCTAGTACATTTGGTGGAAGGGTGGGCTTTGATATCGTAAATAGTGCCTCCTTACAAAAACTCATCTGCAACAATGTTAAAGACTGTCCCTTTACTTCATTTAATATATTAAGAAGTAAGACTGCTGAATCAGCAAAAATCAACACAAGTTCTAACTCTGCACTGGATGATGTTAACCCAACTGTACTACTGAAAGAACACTCCTCGGAGCTGTAA